One genomic region from Dehalobacter restrictus DSM 9455 encodes:
- a CDS encoding DUF364 domain-containing protein, whose translation MIMEKVLAAAQPYLLGKSVRDLVIGVSLIGCQLDNGDIGVSYVLRDDLPNGCSDFPYAQEVIGKPASEIARWIISGSEDLQRAIAASVLTAASCGQNIPDDDPSGMLFGIRVHPGDTVGMVGMIGHVARQISKSVKELIIFDKGISLHGGDSMIHPMEEQPKLLPACDVVVLSGTTTINNSIDPLLAMCGKAREILMVGPSTPMFPEGWRGSGVTRLAGSWWDKGHKEEIFKSISLACGVSYLKKFMQKKVVDVKKF comes from the coding sequence ATGATTATGGAAAAAGTGTTGGCGGCAGCCCAACCTTACCTATTGGGTAAGTCCGTGCGTGACTTGGTGATTGGTGTTTCGTTAATTGGCTGTCAGCTTGATAACGGAGACATCGGCGTATCATACGTCCTGCGTGATGACTTGCCAAACGGCTGCTCGGACTTCCCTTATGCCCAAGAGGTAATTGGTAAACCGGCTTCCGAAATTGCTCGCTGGATAATTTCCGGCAGCGAAGACTTACAACGGGCGATTGCGGCTTCTGTTCTGACAGCAGCCTCCTGCGGACAGAATATTCCCGACGATGACCCAAGCGGCATGCTTTTTGGTATTAGAGTGCATCCCGGAGATACTGTGGGCATGGTAGGCATGATTGGACATGTGGCTAGGCAAATATCAAAATCAGTCAAGGAATTGATTATATTTGACAAAGGAATATCCCTTCACGGGGGAGACAGTATGATCCATCCTATGGAGGAACAACCCAAGCTGTTGCCCGCTTGTGACGTTGTAGTCTTAAGCGGGACCACAACCATAAATAATAGTATCGATCCTTTGTTAGCAATGTGTGGCAAAGCCCGCGAGATCCTTATGGTCGGTCCATCCACCCCCATGTTCCCTGAAGGGTGGCGGGGCAGCGGTGTAACCCGTTTGGCTGGTTCATGGTGGGATAAAGGCCACAAGGAAGAAATATTCAAATCAATTTCATTGGCCTGCGGTGTAAGTTATCTCAAAAAATTTATGCAAAAAAAGGTTGTTGATGTAAAAAAATTTTAG
- a CDS encoding sulfite exporter TauE/SafE family protein, protein MHFSVSGVDIFPLIPPLIAIIVSSITASAGISGAFLLLPFQVSVLHFNSPAVSPTNLIYNIIAIPGGLYRYIKERRMAWALTGIVSLGTLPGVFVGAWIRIKYLPNPKDFKLFVGIVLLYLGYRLLSDILGWNKKTKERNDILNKKFAEQVVRVKEVNSSVLASGLPSDAVVKTKCFSLSKVEYEFWGETYSFHTVPVFILALGVGLIGGIYGIGGGSIITPVCVSLFALPIYTVAGAALASTFITSIAGVIYYHILALAAISNSAIAPDWFLGLLFGIGGLVGTYLGAYFQKFLPEALVKIILLVLISILSITYILESFL, encoded by the coding sequence ATGCATTTTTCAGTATCTGGTGTCGATATCTTTCCTCTTATCCCTCCGCTAATAGCAATAATAGTCTCTTCCATTACCGCTTCTGCGGGAATTTCGGGAGCATTTTTATTGTTGCCTTTTCAGGTCAGTGTTCTGCATTTTAACAGTCCTGCGGTAAGCCCGACAAATTTAATTTATAACATCATTGCTATTCCTGGCGGTTTATACCGCTACATAAAAGAAAGACGAATGGCCTGGGCTCTAACAGGTATAGTATCTCTTGGTACTCTCCCTGGTGTTTTTGTTGGGGCCTGGATCAGAATAAAGTATCTTCCAAACCCCAAAGATTTTAAATTATTTGTAGGTATTGTTCTTTTATATCTAGGTTACCGCCTGTTATCGGACATCTTAGGCTGGAATAAGAAGACGAAAGAACGAAATGACATTTTGAATAAAAAGTTTGCCGAACAGGTGGTTCGCGTGAAAGAAGTCAATTCAAGTGTTCTAGCTTCAGGTCTCCCTTCAGATGCTGTGGTTAAGACAAAATGTTTTTCATTGTCCAAGGTCGAATATGAATTTTGGGGAGAAACCTATTCATTTCATACCGTTCCTGTTTTTATTCTAGCTTTAGGAGTAGGTTTGATCGGTGGTATATATGGTATTGGCGGAGGCTCAATTATCACACCAGTTTGCGTTTCTCTTTTTGCCTTACCAATTTATACCGTCGCAGGAGCTGCTTTGGCCAGTACATTTATTACTTCGATTGCGGGCGTAATTTACTATCATATTTTAGCACTGGCGGCAATTTCAAATTCTGCTATTGCTCCGGATTGGTTTCTGGGCTTGCTGTTCGGTATAGGCGGACTTGTTGGAACTTATCTGGGCGCTTATTTTCAAAAATTTCTTCCGGAAGCTCTCGTCAAGATAATTCTTTTAGTTCTGATTTCTATTCTTTCGATTACATATATTTTGGAATCTTTTCTATAA
- a CDS encoding DUF5320 domain-containing protein: MPGRDGTGRLGRGAMSGKGLGLCTGVNAARNGNGSGLGRRRGYGRNLADNMMLSSSRKELLLSQKELLEKRLHWINKQIESK; this comes from the coding sequence ATGCCGGGAAGAGACGGAACAGGTCGCTTAGGTCGCGGAGCAATGAGCGGGAAAGGTTTAGGGTTATGTACCGGAGTGAATGCTGCCAGAAATGGTAACGGATCTGGTTTGGGCCGAAGAAGAGGCTATGGCAGAAATTTAGCGGATAATATGATGCTTTCTTCATCGAGAAAGGAATTGCTTTTAAGTCAAAAAGAACTCCTTGAAAAAAGACTCCATTGGATCAACAAACAAATAGAAAGTAAATAA
- a CDS encoding DUF134 domain-containing protein — protein MPRPRKGRKVCCLPESSLFGPLNAVINQADLVLMLVDEYETIRLIDLQGFTQEECAEQMHIARTTVQRIYNDARKKLAESLVNGKVLRIEGGDYELCEGLEKTCRCGGCRRHRWAEFSGADNKEN, from the coding sequence ATGCCAAGACCAAGAAAAGGTAGAAAAGTATGCTGCTTGCCGGAAAGCAGTCTTTTTGGGCCGCTTAACGCTGTCATCAATCAGGCGGATTTAGTCTTAATGCTGGTTGATGAGTATGAAACAATACGGCTCATTGACTTACAGGGTTTTACGCAGGAAGAGTGCGCAGAACAAATGCATATTGCACGTACCACTGTTCAGCGTATTTATAACGATGCCCGGAAAAAGCTGGCGGAATCTCTGGTGAACGGAAAAGTGCTGCGGATAGAAGGCGGAGATTACGAGCTTTGTGAAGGATTGGAAAAAACCTGCCGTTGCGGGGGTTGCCGCAGGCACCGTTGGGCAGAATTTTCAGGGGCTGATAACAAAGAAAACTAA
- a CDS encoding NifB/NifX family molybdenum-iron cluster-binding protein: MKIAIPVDNNSMDSSVCISFGRAPYLLIYDTETEGSNFLDNSAAASQGGAGIKAAQNIVDSGAEAIITPRCGENAAEVLKAAEIKLYKNTNNSIRDNIESFKEGKLSLLDDIHPGFHQHGGK, from the coding sequence ATGAAGATTGCCATACCCGTAGACAACAATTCGATGGATTCAAGCGTTTGTATTTCTTTTGGACGGGCTCCATACCTTCTTATTTACGATACCGAAACAGAAGGAAGCAACTTTTTGGATAACAGTGCCGCTGCCAGCCAGGGCGGAGCGGGAATCAAAGCTGCCCAGAATATTGTAGACAGTGGAGCAGAGGCGATCATTACACCGCGTTGCGGAGAGAATGCGGCGGAAGTACTCAAAGCGGCGGAAATTAAACTCTATAAAAACACCAATAACTCAATCCGGGATAATATAGAATCTTTTAAGGAAGGAAAATTAAGTTTGCTGGACGATATTCACCCCGGTTTTCACCAGCATGGAGGGAAGTAA
- a CDS encoding ATP-binding protein encodes MKIAVLSGKGGTGKTLVSVNLAAVALDSVYIDCDVEEPNGHLFFQPKDLQKERVTVKLPQADPELCTGCRTCVNFCKFNALAYIKNKLIVFNEVCHSCGGCLLFCPQKAISEKEREIGLIQSGISGNVRVVSGMMNIGEVSGVPIIKKLLQDSRKENKNVFLDCPPGSACMVMESIKDADYCILVAEPTVFGVHNLEMVYELVRIFQKPFGVVLNKCLEEENPAEDFCLQNQITILEKIPFDLELGTMHSNGQIAVRKHPKYKELFLNLLKTVSKEARHETASDT; translated from the coding sequence ATGAAAATCGCTGTCTTAAGCGGCAAAGGAGGTACGGGCAAAACCCTTGTCTCTGTCAACCTGGCTGCAGTGGCACTGGACTCCGTTTATATCGACTGTGATGTCGAAGAACCAAACGGCCATTTATTCTTTCAACCGAAGGACTTACAGAAGGAACGGGTCACGGTTAAGCTTCCCCAGGCTGACCCAGAGCTGTGCACCGGGTGCCGTACCTGTGTCAATTTCTGCAAGTTCAACGCCTTGGCTTATATTAAAAATAAGCTGATTGTCTTTAACGAGGTTTGTCATTCCTGCGGAGGATGCCTGCTTTTCTGCCCGCAAAAGGCGATTTCGGAAAAAGAAAGGGAAATAGGTCTGATCCAAAGCGGGATATCCGGCAATGTCCGGGTCGTGTCCGGAATGATGAATATAGGAGAAGTATCAGGGGTGCCGATTATTAAAAAGCTTTTGCAGGATAGCCGTAAGGAAAACAAAAATGTTTTTTTAGACTGTCCTCCAGGGAGCGCCTGTATGGTCATGGAGAGTATCAAAGATGCCGACTATTGTATTCTGGTAGCGGAGCCAACTGTTTTTGGCGTTCATAATTTAGAAATGGTGTATGAACTCGTAAGGATTTTTCAGAAACCATTCGGCGTTGTCCTCAACAAATGTTTGGAAGAAGAAAACCCTGCCGAAGATTTTTGTCTGCAAAACCAGATTACAATTCTGGAAAAAATCCCGTTTGATTTGGAATTGGGCACCATGCATTCCAATGGACAGATCGCCGTAAGAAAGCATCCAAAATACAAAGAACTGTTTCTAAACCTGTTGAAGACGGTAAGTAAGGAGGCTAGGCATGAAACAGCTTCTGATACTTAG
- a CDS encoding ATP-binding protein, producing the protein MKQLLILSGKGGTGKTTIAGAFIKLAEARAYADCDVDAPNLHLIMTHISKARQTDYYGMEKAVIDTELCDSCSICRQNCRFEAINESNGKYEVDSYACEGCGVCDAVCPIGAVFLQPAVAGELMLYKDNGVFSTARLKMGSGTSGKLVSEVKKQLKQEAADADLVIIDGSPGIGCPVIASLNGADMVLIVAEPSLSGISDMKRIIATAEKFRIKIGVCINKYDTNKELAQKIEAFCQERDLSIVGKIPFDTAAIKAINKGEVIVDIDCPAGWAATNVFYKTLKLMNS; encoded by the coding sequence ATGAAACAGCTTCTGATACTTAGCGGCAAAGGCGGTACCGGAAAAACAACCATCGCCGGTGCTTTTATCAAGCTTGCCGAGGCCAGGGCTTATGCCGATTGCGATGTGGACGCCCCTAATCTTCACCTGATCATGACTCATATTTCAAAGGCCAGGCAAACGGATTATTATGGTATGGAAAAAGCGGTTATTGATACAGAATTATGTGATAGTTGCAGCATATGCAGGCAAAACTGCCGCTTTGAGGCCATAAACGAAAGCAACGGTAAGTATGAGGTTGATTCCTATGCCTGTGAAGGCTGCGGCGTGTGTGATGCAGTTTGTCCGATAGGGGCGGTTTTCCTTCAACCGGCTGTAGCCGGAGAGTTGATGCTTTATAAAGATAATGGGGTTTTCTCTACCGCCAGGCTTAAAATGGGCAGCGGTACTTCCGGCAAGCTGGTGAGCGAGGTTAAAAAGCAGTTGAAGCAGGAAGCAGCGGATGCTGATCTGGTCATTATCGACGGTTCGCCGGGAATCGGTTGTCCGGTGATCGCTTCGCTTAACGGAGCGGACATGGTCCTGATCGTTGCCGAACCATCTCTGTCAGGGATTAGCGATATGAAGAGAATCATTGCAACAGCAGAAAAGTTTAGAATAAAAATCGGAGTTTGCATTAACAAGTATGATACCAACAAAGAGCTCGCCCAGAAAATAGAGGCATTTTGCCAGGAGCGGGATCTGTCTATCGTAGGCAAAATTCCTTTTGACACTGCAGCAATAAAAGCTATAAACAAGGGAGAAGTTATTGTAGATATTGATTGTCCCGCAGGATGGGCGGCAACCAATGTTTTTTATAAAACGTTAAAGCTAATGAATAGCTGA
- a CDS encoding iron-sulfur cluster carrier protein MrpORP: MSENCNQNCNTCSDECADRKEQTDFTAKPHELSNIKKVIGIVSGKGGVGKSLVTSMLAVTMNRRGYKAAILDADITGPSIPKAFGITQKPDASELGLFPPKSKTGIQLISINLLLENETDPVIWRGPILSGVIKQFWSEVIWGDVDFMFIDMPPGTGDVPLTVFQSIKLDGIIIVASPQELVSMIVSKAVKMAKSMNIPILGLVENMSYFKCPECDKVYKIFGESTIEKIAEQHQLKVLVKLPIDPKIAAACDKGMIEFYDGNWLDGAADILENLEENKDNTILEDKKRRNTNMKIAVAIEGKEVAKHFGHCEGFVIFETENQQIMNSETIPNPGHRPGFLPNFLNDMGVKVIISGGIGGGAIEIFNEKAIEVITGASGDAQAAVEQYLQGNLKSTESVCHEHQHHDECDGH, from the coding sequence ATGAGCGAAAATTGCAATCAAAATTGTAATACTTGCAGCGATGAATGCGCCGACAGAAAAGAGCAAACAGACTTTACCGCCAAACCGCATGAACTGAGCAATATCAAAAAAGTGATTGGTATTGTCAGCGGCAAAGGTGGCGTCGGTAAATCGCTGGTAACTTCCATGCTGGCTGTAACCATGAATAGAAGGGGTTATAAGGCCGCCATACTTGATGCAGACATAACAGGCCCATCCATTCCTAAGGCCTTTGGCATTACGCAGAAACCTGATGCCAGCGAACTTGGCCTGTTTCCCCCCAAGAGCAAAACTGGCATCCAGCTTATATCGATCAATCTGCTGCTGGAAAATGAGACAGATCCGGTTATTTGGCGGGGTCCGATACTTTCCGGCGTAATTAAACAGTTCTGGTCGGAAGTGATTTGGGGGGATGTGGATTTCATGTTTATCGATATGCCCCCTGGTACGGGCGATGTGCCGCTGACGGTATTCCAATCTATCAAGCTGGATGGCATTATTATCGTGGCTTCGCCTCAGGAGTTGGTTTCCATGATTGTTTCCAAAGCGGTTAAAATGGCCAAATCAATGAATATTCCTATTTTGGGGCTGGTAGAAAACATGTCTTATTTTAAGTGTCCGGAATGTGACAAAGTATATAAAATATTTGGGGAAAGCACCATTGAGAAAATTGCTGAACAGCATCAATTAAAAGTTCTTGTCAAGCTTCCTATTGATCCGAAGATAGCGGCAGCCTGCGATAAAGGGATGATCGAGTTTTATGACGGGAATTGGCTTGACGGAGCAGCGGACATTCTGGAAAACTTAGAGGAGAATAAAGACAATACGATTTTGGAGGATAAAAAAAGGAGAAATACCAATATGAAAATTGCCGTAGCGATTGAAGGAAAAGAGGTTGCCAAACATTTTGGACACTGTGAGGGTTTCGTGATTTTTGAGACGGAAAATCAACAGATTATGAATAGTGAAACTATACCGAACCCCGGACACCGTCCTGGATTTTTGCCGAACTTTTTAAACGATATGGGAGTTAAGGTGATTATTTCAGGCGGCATAGGAGGCGGAGCAATTGAAATATTCAATGAAAAAGCTATTGAGGTCATAACCGGTGCCTCAGGAGATGCACAAGCTGCCGTAGAGCAGTATTTGCAGGGAAATCTGAAATCGACTGAGTCTGTTTGTCATGAACACCAGCACCATGACGAGTGCGACGGACATTAA
- a CDS encoding permease, translated as MFTIILYVLAAVLLLLSFLKDKKKTKMALMKAWKSFENILPQFLSILIIIGIMLAVLSPNTISRLIGQQSGWIGMVIAAIVGSVTLIPGFVAFPLAAALLKSGAGFMQIAVFISALMMVGIVTLPLEIKYFGKKAAILRNSLAFMFSFVIAIVIGVVLG; from the coding sequence ATGTTTACAATTATTCTTTATGTTCTGGCGGCAGTACTTCTCCTGCTTTCGTTTCTCAAAGATAAAAAAAAGACCAAGATGGCCCTGATGAAAGCCTGGAAGTCCTTCGAAAACATACTGCCGCAGTTTTTATCAATTCTTATTATTATTGGCATCATGCTGGCGGTACTTAGTCCTAATACGATCTCCAGACTAATCGGTCAACAATCCGGTTGGATTGGAATGGTTATTGCAGCTATTGTTGGTTCTGTTACATTAATACCGGGTTTTGTTGCATTTCCCTTAGCTGCGGCACTTCTAAAAAGCGGTGCAGGCTTTATGCAAATTGCCGTATTCATTTCTGCATTGATGATGGTAGGGATTGTGACGTTACCTCTGGAAATAAAATATTTTGGAAAAAAAGCTGCGATATTAAGAAATTCTTTAGCGTTTATGTTTTCCTTCGTGATAGCAATCGTGATAGGGGTGGTGCTAGGGTGA
- a CDS encoding permease, with the protein MKKLLNRYKFFIILAVINLGLVIIYPSIGKTSLSMTWSNTLEMLSVIPPIFILLGLLDVWVQRETMIKLMGEKSGMIGVTLAFFLGSAAAGPLYAAFPIAGVLLKKGSKLSNVLIFIGAWSTTKIPMLLFETSAMGWKFMLTRFIIDIPGIALIAYITQKALSEKEIKHIFEMAKSQI; encoded by the coding sequence GTGAAGAAACTATTGAACCGTTATAAATTTTTTATTATCCTGGCAGTCATAAACTTAGGCCTTGTTATTATTTACCCTTCAATAGGAAAAACTTCTTTAAGCATGACTTGGAGCAACACTCTTGAGATGCTTTCTGTTATACCTCCGATTTTTATTCTTCTTGGACTTCTGGATGTTTGGGTCCAAAGAGAAACAATGATCAAACTTATGGGAGAAAAATCTGGGATGATCGGTGTAACCTTAGCTTTTTTTCTGGGTTCGGCGGCAGCGGGTCCTTTATATGCAGCGTTTCCTATTGCTGGGGTTCTTCTGAAAAAGGGAAGCAAACTTTCCAACGTGCTTATCTTTATAGGGGCATGGTCAACAACCAAAATACCTATGCTGCTTTTTGAGACATCAGCGATGGGTTGGAAATTTATGCTGACAAGGTTTATTATCGATATTCCGGGAATTGCTTTAATTGCTTATATTACACAAAAAGCTTTAAGTGAAAAAGAAATTAAACATATATTTGAAATGGCTAAAAGTCAAATATAG
- a CDS encoding IS1182 family transposase: protein MPYKNGINREQITLFPESIDDYITEDNEVQFIDAFVDNIETEFKYSKTSETGRPPYNPKDLLKLYLYGYINAIRSSRKLEKECHRNLEVMWLLKSLRPDHKTIANFRKDNKEEIPKVFKEFTLLCKKLSMFGGEIVSVDGSKFKAVNSKKQNVVKEKAVARIKEIEKQINEYLKEIEENDKNEEDTKTITKEELQERIETIKKRKEKYETLKAKMEETGETQISSTDPNSRLMMNNRKMEVCYNIQTIVDERNKLILDYKVTNEVSDINQLSIMALKAQDILQTENIDVLADKGYYKSTEIKACIDNGMVPYVSKPEVSGGKGYKLEKFEYIKEKDIYICPGKQELTYRKQTNKNGKIIRSYYTKGCKYCKIRSQCTENKTGREIQRWEHEEILEEMQKRLKENAEKYFLRRCLSEHPFGTIKRTMNAAYLLMKGFEKVEVEISLIMLSYNIKRVINILGVKKLIEVLG, encoded by the coding sequence ATGCCATATAAAAACGGAATAAACCGCGAACAAATTACACTATTTCCGGAAAGCATAGATGATTATATAACAGAGGACAATGAGGTTCAGTTTATTGATGCATTTGTAGATAATATAGAAACAGAATTTAAGTATTCCAAAACAAGTGAAACGGGGCGCCCTCCATATAACCCAAAGGATCTGCTCAAACTATACCTGTATGGGTACATCAATGCCATAAGATCGAGTAGAAAGCTTGAAAAGGAATGTCATAGAAATCTAGAGGTAATGTGGCTTCTAAAGAGTCTAAGGCCGGATCACAAAACGATAGCAAACTTCAGGAAAGACAACAAAGAAGAAATTCCAAAAGTATTTAAAGAATTCACGCTGCTCTGTAAGAAACTATCAATGTTTGGGGGAGAAATAGTATCGGTAGATGGAAGTAAATTTAAAGCAGTAAACTCAAAAAAACAAAACGTTGTAAAAGAAAAAGCTGTTGCAAGGATAAAAGAAATTGAGAAGCAGATAAACGAATACCTGAAGGAAATTGAAGAAAATGATAAGAATGAAGAAGACACAAAAACGATAACGAAAGAAGAGCTGCAAGAGAGAATTGAGACAATTAAAAAACGCAAAGAAAAATATGAAACCCTAAAGGCTAAGATGGAAGAAACGGGAGAAACCCAAATATCAAGCACAGATCCAAACAGTAGACTAATGATGAACAACCGTAAAATGGAAGTCTGCTACAATATACAAACGATAGTAGATGAGAGAAACAAACTGATATTAGACTATAAAGTAACAAATGAAGTAAGCGACATAAATCAACTGTCTATCATGGCATTAAAAGCGCAGGACATACTGCAAACTGAAAACATAGATGTTTTAGCAGACAAAGGATATTACAAGTCAACTGAAATCAAAGCCTGTATAGATAATGGAATGGTTCCCTACGTATCCAAGCCAGAAGTAAGTGGCGGAAAAGGCTATAAGCTCGAGAAATTTGAGTACATAAAAGAAAAAGACATATACATATGTCCAGGGAAGCAAGAACTAACATACAGAAAACAAACAAATAAAAACGGTAAGATAATAAGGAGCTATTACACAAAAGGTTGTAAATATTGCAAAATCAGAAGTCAGTGCACAGAAAATAAGACCGGAAGAGAAATTCAGAGATGGGAACATGAAGAAATATTAGAAGAAATGCAAAAACGATTAAAGGAAAATGCAGAAAAGTATTTCTTGAGAAGATGTTTATCTGAACATCCATTTGGAACAATAAAACGGACAATGAATGCAGCATATTTGCTGATGAAAGGCTTTGAAAAAGTAGAAGTTGAAATCAGTTTGATAATGCTGTCTTATAATATTAAAAGAGTAATAAACATACTGGGAGTAAAGAAATTGATTGAAGTACTGGGGTAA
- a CDS encoding helix-turn-helix domain-containing protein produces MAKNKHLTDSERLQIEQLLREGVSLKRIAVTLEKSASTISREIRARAIESNKYAPYRIHNRCANLNVCQKMQICSDKPNCTRKCSRCNYCNAVCEEFEERRCHRLYDPPYVCNGCLEAYQCVLRKKYYLHRNAHEAYREMLVESRSGANITEDELLYLDEWISPLIQRGQSVHHIAVHNADRLIVSEKSIYRYVSGGLFKARNIDMPRVCRLKPRKTKTVEHKIDSTCRLGRTYADFLAFTEASDAPVVEIDSVIGRVGGKVLLTMMFKSCDLMLAFIRERNTSQSVIDVFNCLDETLSREVFSRLLSVCLTDNGSEFSNPKALEYDAQGRRRTRLYYCDPFASYQKPNVELNHEFIRKILPKGTSFDALCQGDIDLMMSHINSYSREKLGDKSPLDVFSFIYGYDDVLKNLGISRIPANKILLKPSLLKK; encoded by the coding sequence ATGGCAAAAAACAAGCATCTCACTGATTCGGAGCGTCTACAAATTGAGCAGCTACTGCGAGAGGGCGTATCTCTTAAGCGGATTGCCGTCACCCTTGAAAAAAGCGCATCCACCATTTCCCGTGAAATTCGCGCCCGCGCCATTGAAAGCAATAAATATGCGCCATACCGTATCCATAACCGCTGCGCCAATCTCAATGTCTGCCAAAAAATGCAGATCTGCTCCGACAAGCCTAATTGCACAAGAAAGTGTTCCCGCTGTAATTACTGCAATGCCGTATGCGAGGAATTCGAGGAGCGACGCTGCCACAGGCTTTATGATCCACCGTATGTCTGCAACGGTTGTCTTGAAGCTTACCAGTGTGTCCTACGGAAAAAGTATTACCTCCACAGAAATGCTCATGAGGCATACCGAGAGATGCTGGTGGAATCCCGCTCCGGTGCAAATATTACCGAGGATGAACTGCTCTACCTTGACGAATGGATCAGTCCCCTCATCCAGCGTGGGCAATCTGTTCATCACATCGCAGTCCACAATGCCGACAGGCTTATCGTCAGTGAGAAATCCATCTACCGCTATGTTTCCGGCGGACTCTTTAAGGCGAGAAACATTGACATGCCCCGGGTCTGCCGCCTTAAGCCCAGAAAAACCAAAACGGTGGAGCATAAAATCGACAGCACCTGCAGGCTTGGCCGCACCTACGCCGACTTCCTGGCCTTTACGGAAGCATCAGACGCTCCGGTCGTTGAGATAGATTCAGTTATCGGGCGTGTCGGTGGAAAGGTCCTGCTCACGATGATGTTCAAGTCCTGTGACTTGATGCTGGCCTTCATCAGGGAACGCAATACCTCCCAGTCCGTTATCGACGTCTTCAACTGCCTAGACGAAACTCTTAGCAGAGAGGTGTTCAGCCGCCTTCTTTCCGTTTGCCTCACTGACAACGGTTCAGAGTTTTCAAACCCGAAAGCTTTGGAGTATGATGCACAGGGCCGCCGCAGGACGCGGCTGTACTACTGCGACCCATTCGCATCATACCAGAAGCCCAACGTGGAGTTGAACCACGAGTTCATTAGGAAAATATTGCCCAAAGGCACATCGTTTGACGCCCTGTGCCAAGGGGATATTGACCTTATGATGTCGCATATCAACTCCTATTCCAGGGAGAAACTGGGCGACAAATCGCCGTTGGATGTGTTTAGTTTCATCTACGGGTACGATGATGTCCTTAAAAACCTGGGAATCAGCAGGATTCCTGCTAATAAAATCCTGCTGAAGCCGTCGCTTTTGAAAAAATAA
- a CDS encoding precorrin-6A/cobalt-precorrin-6A reductase, protein MIILLGETPAAREISEHLQNRGINFIKKSAWIGKDNLTLPSVIVDISHPSSDKFVSLSQFCKQSGVPYLRLERPETNIPDSPLISQACNWEEALLCLNERISTLYQKKERQVKVFITTGSHQLESIVHSPFAGMARFIVRVLPEGCLVQKCQDLGIHPRDILAMQGPFSKDINKALFKFYGADIVLTKDSGLAGGTDTKISSALELGLEILLIRKNKAGYGLIMNNIDELITWIDENILK, encoded by the coding sequence ATGATCATCCTTCTGGGAGAAACGCCTGCAGCTCGTGAGATTAGTGAACATCTCCAAAACAGGGGGATCAACTTCATCAAGAAGTCGGCTTGGATTGGCAAAGACAACCTGACGCTGCCTTCTGTTATTGTCGATATCAGCCATCCTTCCAGTGATAAGTTTGTTTCGCTAAGTCAATTTTGCAAACAATCCGGAGTCCCTTATCTTAGGCTAGAAAGGCCTGAAACCAATATTCCGGATAGTCCCTTAATTTCTCAGGCATGTAATTGGGAGGAAGCGCTGCTTTGTCTGAATGAGCGCATTAGCACATTATACCAGAAGAAAGAACGGCAGGTAAAAGTTTTTATCACTACCGGCAGTCATCAACTGGAAAGTATTGTGCATAGCCCCTTTGCCGGTATGGCCCGTTTCATTGTCCGCGTTCTTCCCGAAGGCTGTCTGGTGCAGAAATGTCAGGATTTAGGCATTCATCCCCGGGACATCCTGGCCATGCAAGGTCCTTTTTCCAAAGATATTAATAAAGCACTGTTTAAGTTTTACGGAGCGGACATCGTTTTGACAAAGGATAGCGGGCTTGCCGGCGGAACGGATACAAAAATATCGTCAGCTTTAGAATTGGGGTTAGAAATTCTGCTGATACGGAAAAATAAAGCTGGCTATGGTTTAATCATGAATAATATTGACGAATTAATAACATGGATTGATGAGAATATTTTAAAATAA